From the genome of Haemophilus parainfluenzae, one region includes:
- a CDS encoding YjaG family protein produces MRNPIHKRLENLESWQHLTFMACLCERMAPNFALFCQMTEQKPADKTYHNILNLVWEFLTVKEAKINFENQLEKLEEIIPDVNDYDFFGVVPALDACEALGELLHAIIAGETLEKAVQISQISLGTVCSLLETQEDRDLSETELKSREEIEEELDLQWQIYRLLKDCEKRDVDLILSLRNEIKQEGISNIGIKIEQ; encoded by the coding sequence ATGCGAAATCCGATTCACAAGCGTCTCGAAAATCTCGAAAGCTGGCAACATCTGACCTTTATGGCTTGCTTATGCGAGCGTATGGCACCTAATTTTGCCCTATTCTGCCAAATGACGGAACAAAAGCCTGCAGACAAAACCTATCACAACATTTTAAACTTAGTGTGGGAATTTCTAACAGTTAAAGAGGCAAAGATTAATTTCGAGAACCAATTAGAGAAACTTGAAGAAATCATTCCTGATGTGAATGATTACGACTTCTTTGGTGTAGTACCCGCTCTCGATGCTTGTGAAGCGTTAGGTGAATTATTGCACGCAATTATCGCGGGCGAGACACTAGAAAAAGCAGTTCAAATTAGCCAAATTTCATTAGGCACAGTTTGTTCTTTGTTAGAAACACAAGAAGATCGTGATCTTTCTGAGACTGAGCTAAAAAGCCGTGAAGAAATTGAAGAAGAACTTGACCTTCAATGGCAAATCTATCGCTTACTTAAAGACTGTGAAAAACGCGATGTAGACTTGATTTTATCCCTTCGCAACGAGATAAAGCAGGAGGGAATCTCCAATATTGGTATAAAAATTGAGCAATAA
- the nudC gene encoding NAD(+) diphosphatase — protein sequence MKAIQPEDQGYWLLTKGSTLYWQENDLPFGTAKELGLTTQKAMLLGKWKSQPLWLVAENDQDEREYLSLRSLLSLPTEDFHLLSRGVEINHFLKTHQFCGKCGQKAEQTHDELAVQCTSCGYRTYPVICPSIIVAVRRGTEILLANHKRHYTPGKAGIYTTLAGFVEVGETFENAVRREVFEETGIRIKNIRYFGSQPWAFPNSQMVGFLADYDSGEIQLQETELHDAQWFSSAAPLPELPPTGTIALKLINATLELCKAEQNK from the coding sequence ATGAAAGCAATTCAGCCCGAAGATCAGGGATATTGGCTGCTCACCAAAGGATCGACACTTTATTGGCAGGAAAATGATCTGCCTTTCGGAACAGCAAAGGAACTCGGCCTCACAACGCAAAAAGCAATGTTGCTCGGGAAATGGAAATCACAACCTTTATGGCTTGTGGCAGAAAATGATCAAGATGAACGAGAATACCTTTCCTTACGGAGTTTGTTGTCATTACCGACTGAAGATTTTCATTTATTAAGCCGAGGCGTGGAAATCAATCATTTTTTGAAAACCCACCAATTCTGCGGAAAGTGCGGTCAAAAAGCGGAACAAACTCACGATGAGCTAGCGGTTCAATGCACAAGTTGCGGCTATCGTACTTACCCAGTTATTTGCCCTTCGATTATTGTCGCCGTTCGCCGTGGCACAGAGATTTTATTAGCCAACCATAAACGCCATTACACGCCAGGCAAAGCAGGTATTTACACCACGCTAGCCGGTTTTGTAGAAGTGGGTGAAACCTTCGAAAATGCGGTTCGTCGCGAAGTCTTTGAAGAAACGGGTATTCGCATTAAAAATATTCGCTATTTCGGTAGCCAACCTTGGGCATTCCCTAATTCACAAATGGTGGGCTTTTTAGCTGATTACGACAGCGGAGAAATTCAACTGCAAGAAACAGAACTGCATGATGCACAATGGTTTTCTAGCGCTGCCCCCTTGCCAGAATTACCGCCAACAGGTACTATCGCACTCAAATTAATTAATGCTACGCTTGAGCTTTGCAAAGCGGAACAAAATAAATAA
- a CDS encoding DUF421 domain-containing protein: MDGYTLLGLKLAMGIIGLVLQINLMGKGNLAPTSAMDQVQNYVLGGIIGGVIYSDSIGVFQFSLVLVLWTLLVFTLRFIKNHNKLVKSLIDGKPVWVISNGKVKTAECMKNSITANDLMFKLRAAGIYEIKTVKRAVFEQNGQLSIIRYGDDDLRYPLIIDGQLDDDVLEIIDRDEEWVKAELEKQNLTIEQVYIGEYLNGQLVAHSYENK; encoded by the coding sequence ATGGATGGCTACACATTATTAGGCTTGAAATTGGCCATGGGTATTATTGGACTGGTACTCCAAATTAACTTAATGGGAAAAGGTAACCTTGCACCGACTTCCGCGATGGATCAGGTACAAAACTATGTGCTAGGTGGCATTATTGGTGGTGTGATTTATAGCGATAGTATTGGGGTATTCCAGTTCTCTCTCGTGCTCGTGCTTTGGACATTATTGGTTTTTACCCTCCGTTTTATCAAAAATCATAACAAATTAGTTAAATCTTTGATTGATGGTAAACCTGTTTGGGTGATTTCAAACGGCAAGGTAAAAACTGCTGAATGTATGAAAAACAGTATTACTGCTAATGACCTCATGTTTAAGTTACGTGCTGCCGGTATTTATGAAATCAAAACGGTTAAACGTGCGGTATTTGAACAAAATGGACAACTTTCGATTATTCGATACGGTGATGATGATTTACGTTATCCATTAATTATTGATGGACAATTAGATGATGATGTTTTAGAAATTATTGATCGTGATGAAGAATGGGTTAAAGCTGAGTTAGAAAAACAGAACCTGACGATTGAGCAAGTGTATATTGGCGAATACTTGAATGGTCAGTTAGTGGCACATTCATATGAAAACAAATAA
- a CDS encoding HU family DNA-binding protein has translation MNKTDLIDAIASAAELNKKQAKAALEATLAAITGSLKKGEPVQLIGFGTFKVNKRAARTGRNPQTGAEIKIAASKVPAFVSGKALKDAIK, from the coding sequence ATGAACAAAACAGATTTAATCGATGCAATTGCAAGTGCAGCTGAATTAAACAAAAAACAAGCTAAAGCTGCATTAGAAGCTACTTTAGCCGCTATCACTGGTAGCCTTAAAAAAGGTGAACCTGTTCAATTAATCGGTTTCGGTACATTCAAAGTGAACAAACGTGCAGCACGTACTGGCCGTAACCCACAAACTGGTGCAGAAATCAAAATCGCAGCATCTAAAGTTCCTGCATTCGTATCTGGTAAAGCATTAAAAGACGCAATCAAATAA
- a CDS encoding DeoR/GlpR family DNA-binding transcription regulator — MKRNIQHRNTQQRRHAIMQLLQEQGEVSVEQLVQLFDTSEVTIRKDLTALESNGFLLRKYGGAILMPQEIIEEEQDNELSQRKLVLAKAAAERIRDHNRIIVDSGSTTAALIKQLNRKQGLVVMTNSLSVATALRSLENEPTLLMTGGTWDTRSESFQGNIAEQVLRSYDFDQLFIGADGIDLERGTTTFNELVRLSQVMAEVSREVIVMVESQKIGRKMPNVELTWQQIDVLITDNKLSQANKEAIMAQGVEVICVDVA; from the coding sequence ATGAAACGAAACATTCAACACCGAAATACTCAACAACGCAGACATGCCATCATGCAACTTCTGCAAGAACAAGGTGAAGTCAGTGTAGAGCAACTCGTACAGTTATTTGACACCTCTGAAGTGACGATTCGAAAAGATCTCACTGCATTGGAAAGTAATGGTTTCCTTCTTCGTAAATACGGTGGTGCCATTTTAATGCCACAAGAAATCATCGAAGAAGAACAAGATAATGAACTTTCGCAACGAAAGTTAGTCTTAGCAAAGGCAGCTGCAGAACGTATTCGTGATCACAATCGCATTATTGTGGATAGTGGCAGCACAACCGCCGCCTTGATTAAACAGCTTAATCGTAAACAAGGCTTGGTTGTGATGACGAATTCGCTTTCGGTGGCCACCGCATTACGTTCACTCGAAAATGAACCGACGCTCTTAATGACGGGAGGCACTTGGGACACGCGTTCCGAATCCTTCCAAGGCAATATTGCCGAGCAAGTGCTACGTTCTTATGATTTTGACCAATTATTTATTGGTGCTGATGGCATTGATTTAGAACGGGGTACAACGACATTTAATGAGTTGGTTCGCTTAAGCCAAGTGATGGCTGAGGTATCTCGCGAAGTGATTGTGATGGTGGAATCACAAAAAATTGGCAGAAAAATGCCAAATGTGGAATTAACCTGGCAGCAAATTGATGTGCTGATTACCGATAACAAATTATCTCAGGCCAACAAAGAAGCCATAATGGCGCAAGGTGTGGAAGTGATTTGTGTGGATGTAGCATAA
- a CDS encoding DUF3290 family protein, whose amino-acid sequence MSFFSFAFLENAMSFEGYFKYIAIFVSLGALLVVTSLYLRHRLQTKYRDLSIIFLLLIIFLLGVQYKQYEQNEVYAADISSVVTFLNSVKDSQNLQKEDIRTNSRTLMNGMILNIRDQYFEVHFNNDFSAYTLSPINLVNPNVTVIDKEDK is encoded by the coding sequence ATGTCTTTTTTCTCTTTTGCTTTTTTAGAAAATGCGATGTCTTTTGAAGGTTATTTTAAATATATCGCCATTTTTGTCTCGTTAGGTGCATTGCTTGTGGTGACAAGCTTATATTTACGTCATCGGTTACAAACCAAATATCGCGATCTCAGTATTATCTTTCTTTTATTAATTATTTTCTTGCTCGGTGTGCAATATAAGCAATATGAGCAAAATGAAGTCTATGCAGCTGATATCTCTAGCGTGGTGACATTTTTAAATTCGGTGAAAGATAGTCAAAATTTACAGAAAGAAGATATTCGTACCAATAGCCGTACATTAATGAACGGCATGATTTTAAATATTCGGGATCAGTATTTCGAAGTCCATTTTAATAATGATTTTTCAGCGTATACCTTATCCCCAATTAACTTAGTAAACCCTAATGTTACTGTGATTGATAAGGAGGATAAATAA
- a CDS encoding multicopper oxidase domain-containing protein — MLRLSRRQLLKTTAISTALAATPQSVLAASREKLTIPPLMETKRGRPIILNMEETGYKLDGSHSVSVWGFNGNYLGPTIRIKSGSFAKLNYHNNLPQSIALSIQGLQASGELFGGAAKVLKKGESWAPIIPIEQPAATCWYRSATLANSAYQTYRGIVGMWLIEDDQSLKSQLPHKYGVDDIPLILQDMEFNGDGLQLFKQNQPHFVGNRLLVNGQEAPYLDVPRGWVRLRLLNASLARAYDLRLDNEQDMLLVARDLGFLPQGKAINSLILAPGERAEVLVNLSEGEGVSLISGAKRGFFDKIKNVFSSGNDFADNTVLELHPQGEISAFSKKMNESFNTDATAILESKIAQERTFELDVTNGLINKQRFDPRRVDVSAKVGTVERWVINSSLPVGFTIQGAKFVIESQDDTNVDLSELAWKDTVWVKKKAQILVKFEQPSSNTHPFLFGSSNLMLADMGCLGIMIVQ; from the coding sequence ATGTTGCGTCTTTCTCGTCGCCAATTATTAAAAACTACCGCAATTTCAACCGCACTTGCTGCCACACCTCAATCGGTATTAGCGGCATCCCGTGAAAAATTAACCATTCCACCGTTGATGGAAACGAAACGTGGTCGCCCCATTATTCTTAATATGGAAGAAACCGGCTATAAGCTAGATGGTTCCCATAGCGTCAGTGTGTGGGGCTTTAACGGCAATTATCTTGGCCCCACTATTCGCATCAAATCGGGTTCCTTTGCAAAACTCAATTATCACAACAATTTGCCACAAAGCATTGCTCTCTCTATTCAAGGATTGCAAGCCAGTGGCGAATTATTCGGTGGTGCTGCAAAAGTCCTAAAAAAAGGGGAATCTTGGGCACCGATTATCCCAATAGAGCAACCTGCCGCAACTTGCTGGTATCGATCTGCAACCCTGGCCAACTCGGCTTATCAAACCTATCGCGGCATTGTAGGAATGTGGTTGATTGAAGATGATCAAAGCCTAAAATCACAGCTTCCTCATAAATACGGCGTGGACGATATTCCATTAATCTTACAAGACATGGAATTTAACGGCGACGGATTACAATTATTTAAGCAAAATCAACCGCACTTTGTCGGTAATCGTCTTCTTGTGAATGGACAAGAAGCGCCTTATCTTGACGTCCCTCGCGGCTGGGTGCGTTTACGCTTACTCAATGCCTCATTGGCAAGAGCCTATGATCTCCGTTTAGATAACGAACAAGACATGTTGCTTGTTGCAAGAGATTTAGGTTTTTTACCACAAGGTAAAGCGATTAACTCTCTTATTCTTGCACCGGGTGAGCGTGCAGAAGTATTAGTTAATTTAAGCGAAGGAGAAGGTGTATCACTCATCTCTGGGGCTAAACGTGGTTTCTTCGACAAAATCAAAAATGTGTTCAGCTCAGGTAATGATTTTGCAGATAACACCGTTTTAGAACTTCATCCACAAGGTGAAATCTCTGCATTCAGCAAAAAAATGAATGAGTCATTCAATACTGATGCCACAGCTATACTCGAGAGTAAAATCGCCCAAGAACGCACCTTTGAATTGGATGTAACGAATGGCTTAATCAATAAACAACGCTTTGACCCGCGCCGTGTTGATGTTTCAGCTAAAGTCGGTACCGTCGAACGTTGGGTCATCAACAGCTCGCTACCAGTAGGTTTCACTATTCAAGGCGCTAAATTTGTGATTGAAAGCCAAGATGACACCAACGTTGATTTGTCGGAACTAGCCTGGAAAGATACGGTTTGGGTGAAAAAGAAAGCACAAATTTTAGTAAAATTTGAACAACCTTCGTCAAATACTCATCCCTTCTTATTTGGCTCATCCAATTTAATGCTGGCAGATATGGGATGCCTTGGTATAATGATCGTTCAATAA
- a CDS encoding ABC transporter substrate-binding protein has protein sequence MALNRRDFLRMSAALTAAGMSPSLFAATKEQFTIYGAPAMPSVTIAVAAAQGKLAKQADVALEIWRSPDQLRAGVASGQFKVMMSPSNVGVNLRNQGQQVGMVNILTNGITQLMCKDTPITSPQELIGKKILVPFKNDMPDIVLQALLKKLNIDINKVEITYAATPTEAIGLFLLKDFHAAILPEPMASAVVQKAKIVGTEIVRGFDLVKEWGQAFNTKPLIPMAGIIANEEYFHAHKAEFDLFHQDLSDALNWIMANRKSAAEIGANYLPAPEAAIEMGLDGARLTVTKASELKNEIMQFYETLMEFNPKLLGGKLPDDKFFLA, from the coding sequence ATGGCACTGAATAGACGTGATTTTTTAAGAATGAGCGCAGCACTTACGGCAGCGGGCATGTCGCCTTCTCTCTTTGCGGCAACAAAAGAACAATTTACCATTTATGGTGCACCGGCGATGCCAAGTGTGACCATTGCAGTGGCGGCAGCACAAGGTAAATTAGCCAAACAAGCGGATGTCGCATTAGAGATTTGGCGTTCACCTGATCAACTACGTGCAGGTGTAGCAAGTGGTCAATTTAAAGTGATGATGAGCCCAAGTAATGTGGGCGTGAATTTACGTAATCAAGGGCAACAAGTTGGCATGGTGAATATTCTGACTAATGGCATTACGCAGTTGATGTGTAAAGATACGCCTATCACTTCACCGCAAGAATTAATAGGTAAAAAAATCCTTGTGCCATTTAAAAACGATATGCCAGACATCGTATTACAAGCTTTACTGAAAAAACTAAATATTGATATTAATAAAGTAGAGATCACTTATGCGGCCACACCAACTGAGGCGATTGGTTTGTTCTTGCTTAAAGATTTCCATGCTGCCATTCTGCCAGAACCGATGGCGAGTGCCGTTGTGCAGAAAGCTAAAATTGTCGGTACAGAGATTGTGCGAGGCTTTGATTTAGTGAAAGAATGGGGACAAGCGTTTAACACCAAACCGCTTATTCCAATGGCTGGCATTATTGCTAACGAAGAATACTTCCACGCACATAAGGCAGAATTTGATCTATTCCATCAAGATTTAAGTGATGCGTTAAACTGGATTATGGCTAACCGCAAAAGTGCGGCTGAAATTGGCGCTAATTATCTGCCAGCACCAGAAGCCGCTATTGAAATGGGTTTAGACGGTGCACGCTTAACAGTAACCAAAGCCAGTGAACTGAAAAATGAAATCATGCAATTCTACGAAACCTTGATGGAGTTCAATCCAAAACTGTTAGGTGGTAAATTGCCAGATGACAAATTCTTCTTGGCTTAA
- the lpxH gene encoding UDP-2,3-diacylglucosamine diphosphatase: MKPIYFIADLHLSETHPELTALFCDFMQNQAQESQAVYILGDLFDFWIGDDETSPLISQVKQLIKNLTEKGIACYFIHGNRDFLVGKKFAQDCGLTLLPDYHCVDLYGVKTLICHGDTLCIDDVKYQQFRRKVHQKWRQRLFLCLPLKVRLKIAEKIRAKSKQDKQYKSLDIMDVNLAFTAQTVKEFGVNRLIHGHTHREAIHQEKGYTRIVLGDWRKDYASILEVTENGYRFI, from the coding sequence ATGAAACCCATTTATTTTATTGCAGATCTTCATTTAAGCGAAACGCATCCGGAATTAACCGCACTTTTTTGTGATTTTATGCAAAACCAAGCACAAGAATCGCAAGCGGTTTATATTTTGGGGGATCTTTTTGATTTTTGGATTGGTGACGATGAAACGTCACCTTTAATCTCACAAGTAAAACAGTTGATAAAAAACCTAACAGAAAAGGGCATAGCTTGTTATTTCATTCATGGTAATCGAGATTTCTTGGTAGGGAAAAAATTTGCACAAGATTGTGGTTTAACGTTATTGCCTGACTATCATTGTGTTGATCTTTATGGTGTGAAAACCTTAATTTGTCATGGTGATACCTTATGTATTGATGATGTGAAATATCAACAATTTCGCCGGAAGGTGCATCAAAAATGGCGACAAAGATTGTTTTTATGCTTGCCATTAAAAGTGCGGTTAAAAATTGCAGAGAAAATTCGCGCGAAGAGTAAACAAGATAAGCAATATAAGTCACTGGATATCATGGATGTGAATTTAGCGTTTACGGCACAAACCGTAAAAGAATTTGGCGTAAATCGATTAATTCACGGTCATACGCATCGAGAAGCCATTCATCAGGAAAAAGGGTACACGCGAATTGTGTTAGGCGATTGGCGAAAAGATTATGCTTCAATTCTGGAAGTAACAGAAAACGGTTATCGGTTTATTTAA
- the hemE gene encoding uroporphyrinogen decarboxylase, whose amino-acid sequence MSELKNDRYLKALLREPVDMTPVWMMRQAGRYLPEYKATRAEAGDFMSLCRNADLACEVTLQPLRRYALDAAILFSDILTIPDAMGLGLSFGAGEGPKFAHPIENKSAVENLPIPDPEGELQYVMNAVRTIRRELKGEVPLIGFSGSPWTLATYMVEGGSSKTFNKIKKMMYAEPQTLHLLLDKVADSVILYLNAQIKAGAQAVMVFDTWGGVLGHREYLDFSLQYMHKIVDGLIREYDGRKVPVTLFTKGGGLWLEAMANTGCDALGLDWTVNLADAKARVGHKVALQGNMDPSVLYAPAERIEQEVRSILADFGQGSGHVFNLGHGIHQDVPESAPKIFVDAIHEFSKAYHK is encoded by the coding sequence ATGTCTGAATTAAAAAATGATCGTTATTTAAAAGCTTTATTACGTGAACCAGTGGATATGACACCCGTATGGATGATGCGCCAAGCGGGACGCTATTTGCCTGAATATAAAGCAACACGCGCTGAAGCGGGCGATTTTATGTCTCTTTGCCGTAATGCGGATTTAGCTTGTGAAGTCACCTTACAACCACTTCGTCGCTATGCTTTAGATGCAGCCATTTTATTTTCAGATATTCTGACTATTCCTGATGCAATGGGCTTAGGATTAAGTTTTGGTGCAGGTGAAGGCCCGAAGTTTGCCCATCCAATTGAAAACAAAAGTGCAGTCGAAAATTTACCGATTCCTGACCCTGAAGGCGAACTTCAGTATGTGATGAATGCTGTGCGCACAATTCGTCGTGAACTAAAAGGCGAAGTGCCATTGATTGGTTTCTCTGGTAGCCCGTGGACACTGGCGACTTATATGGTTGAAGGCGGTAGCAGCAAAACCTTCAATAAAATCAAAAAAATGATGTATGCCGAACCGCAAACTTTGCATCTTTTATTAGATAAAGTAGCAGATTCCGTGATTTTATACTTAAACGCTCAAATCAAAGCCGGTGCACAAGCCGTCATGGTATTTGATACTTGGGGCGGTGTGTTAGGTCATCGTGAATATTTAGATTTCTCTTTGCAATATATGCACAAAATCGTCGATGGTTTAATTCGTGAATACGATGGCCGTAAAGTGCCGGTGACTTTATTTACCAAAGGTGGCGGCTTATGGTTAGAAGCCATGGCAAATACAGGCTGTGATGCGCTCGGATTAGACTGGACAGTGAATTTAGCGGATGCGAAAGCACGCGTAGGCCATAAAGTGGCACTACAAGGCAATATGGATCCAAGCGTGTTATATGCACCAGCTGAGCGTATTGAGCAAGAAGTGCGGTCAATTTTAGCTGATTTTGGTCAAGGCAGCGGACATGTATTTAATTTAGGTCATGGAATACACCAAGATGTGCCTGAAAGTGCACCAAAAATCTTCGTAGATGCAATTCATGAGTTCTCTAAAGCCTATCATAAATAA
- a CDS encoding 1-acylglycerol-3-phosphate O-acyltransferase encodes MLKIARILIVALCCILICVLGTIYSFIRFKNPSNVGVMARWFGRLYPLFGLKVEHRFPQNKENMPRCIYIGNHQNNFDMVTISYMVLPRTVSVGKKSLIWIPFFGILYWVTGNIFLDRENRSKAHSTMTELARRINKDNLSIWMFPEGTRSRGRGLLPFKTGAFHAAIAAGVPIVPVVCSTTHNKIDLNRWDNGKVICEMMDPIDVSSYTKDNVRELATYCHDLMEKRIAELDAEIAQGK; translated from the coding sequence ATGTTAAAAATCGCCAGAATTCTCATCGTTGCACTTTGTTGTATTTTAATTTGTGTGCTCGGTACGATCTATTCCTTTATTCGTTTCAAAAACCCAAGCAATGTGGGCGTTATGGCTCGCTGGTTTGGTCGTTTATACCCTTTATTTGGCTTAAAAGTAGAACACCGTTTTCCACAAAATAAAGAGAATATGCCGCGTTGTATTTATATCGGTAACCACCAAAATAATTTCGATATGGTGACCATCTCTTACATGGTATTACCTCGTACGGTAAGTGTGGGTAAAAAAAGCCTAATTTGGATTCCTTTCTTCGGTATTTTATATTGGGTAACCGGCAATATTTTCTTGGATCGTGAAAATCGTTCTAAAGCACACAGCACCATGACTGAACTTGCTCGCCGTATCAATAAAGACAATCTGTCAATTTGGATGTTCCCTGAAGGTACACGTAGCCGTGGTCGTGGTTTATTGCCATTCAAAACCGGTGCATTCCATGCTGCAATTGCGGCTGGCGTACCAATCGTGCCAGTAGTATGTTCGACGACTCACAACAAAATTGATTTAAATCGTTGGGATAATGGTAAGGTGATTTGTGAAATGATGGATCCAATTGATGTGTCATCCTACACAAAAGACAATGTTCGCGAACTTGCTACTTACTGTCACGATTTGATGGAAAAACGCATCGCTGAACTCGATGCTGAAATTGCACAAGGAAAATAA
- the glmS gene encoding glutamine--fructose-6-phosphate transaminase (isomerizing), whose product MCGIVGAVAQRDVAEILINGLHRLEYRGYDSAGVAVVDPNHELHRVRCLGKVKALDEAVAVKPLIGGTGIAHTRWATHGEPSEANAHPHTSGNFAVVHNGIIENHEELRELLKSRGYVFNSQTDTEVIAHLVNWEMRTASNLLEAVQKTVKQLTGAYGMVVLDREHPEHLVAARSGSPLVIGLGIGENFLASDQLALLSVTRRFIYLEEGDIAEITRRTVDIYDANGQKVEREVHESNLENDAAEKGKFRHFMQKEIYEQPNALINTMEGRILHNNVIVDAIGNGAAEILEKVEHIQIVACGTSYNAGMTARYWFEALAGVSCDVEIASEFRYRKFVTRPNSLLVTISQSGETADTLAALRLAKEKGYMAALTICNVSSSSLVRESDLAFMTRAGVEVGVASTKAFTTQLAALLMLVTAIGKVKGNISNEQEVEIVKALQSLPAEVEKALAFDKDIEALAEDFAEKNHALFLGRGEFYPIAMEASLKLKEISYIHAEAYAAGELKHGPLALIDADMPVIVVAPNNELLEKVKSNIEEVRARGGQLYVFADKEAGFTPSEGMKIITMPKVNEIIAPIFYTVPMQLLSYHVALIKGTDVDQPRNLAKSVTVE is encoded by the coding sequence ATGTGTGGTATTGTTGGTGCGGTAGCACAACGTGATGTAGCAGAAATTTTAATTAATGGTTTACACCGCTTAGAGTATCGTGGTTACGACTCAGCAGGTGTTGCTGTCGTGGATCCAAACCATGAATTACACCGCGTACGCTGCTTGGGTAAAGTAAAAGCCCTTGATGAAGCCGTTGCAGTAAAACCATTAATCGGCGGTACAGGGATTGCTCACACCCGTTGGGCAACTCATGGTGAACCGTCTGAAGCTAATGCTCATCCGCATACTTCAGGTAACTTTGCTGTTGTCCATAACGGTATCATCGAAAATCACGAAGAATTACGTGAATTACTGAAATCACGTGGTTATGTGTTTAATTCTCAAACCGATACCGAAGTAATTGCTCACCTTGTTAATTGGGAAATGCGTACCGCCTCAAATCTTCTTGAAGCAGTCCAAAAAACCGTAAAACAACTTACTGGTGCATACGGTATGGTGGTATTAGATCGCGAGCATCCAGAACATTTAGTGGCAGCGCGTTCAGGCAGCCCGTTAGTGATTGGTTTAGGAATTGGTGAAAACTTCCTTGCATCTGACCAACTTGCGCTATTAAGCGTAACTCGTCGTTTCATCTATTTAGAGGAAGGCGATATTGCAGAAATCACACGTCGTACCGTGGATATTTACGATGCAAATGGTCAAAAAGTAGAACGTGAAGTGCACGAGTCTAACCTTGAAAATGATGCAGCAGAAAAAGGCAAATTCCGCCATTTCATGCAAAAAGAAATCTATGAGCAACCAAATGCATTAATCAACACCATGGAAGGTCGTATCCTTCATAACAACGTGATTGTGGATGCTATTGGTAATGGCGCAGCTGAAATTTTAGAAAAAGTTGAACACATTCAAATTGTGGCTTGTGGTACCTCTTATAATGCAGGGATGACTGCTCGTTACTGGTTTGAAGCACTTGCTGGCGTAAGCTGTGATGTTGAAATCGCATCTGAATTCCGCTATCGCAAATTCGTGACTCGTCCGAATAGCTTGTTAGTGACTATCTCTCAATCTGGTGAAACAGCGGATACTCTTGCCGCACTTCGTCTTGCAAAAGAAAAAGGTTACATGGCAGCCTTAACGATCTGTAACGTATCAAGTTCATCTTTAGTACGTGAATCTGATCTTGCCTTCATGACACGTGCAGGCGTTGAAGTCGGTGTGGCATCAACCAAAGCCTTTACCACTCAGTTGGCCGCATTATTAATGTTAGTCACTGCCATTGGTAAAGTAAAAGGCAATATCTCAAACGAACAAGAAGTGGAAATTGTAAAAGCGTTACAATCACTTCCGGCTGAAGTTGAAAAAGCCCTTGCATTTGATAAAGACATCGAAGCATTAGCAGAAGACTTCGCAGAGAAAAACCATGCGCTTTTCTTAGGTCGTGGCGAGTTCTACCCTATCGCAATGGAAGCTTCATTGAAATTAAAAGAAATTTCTTATATCCATGCTGAAGCTTATGCGGCAGGTGAATTAAAACACGGTCCATTAGCCTTAATCGATGCAGACATGCCGGTTATCGTGGTCGCACCAAACAATGAATTACTTGAAAAAGTGAAATCAAACATTGAAGAGGTACGTGCTCGTGGTGGGCAACTTTATGTGTTCGCTGATAAAGAAGCAGGCTTCACACCAAGCGAAGGCATGAAAATTATCACGATGCCAAAAGTGAATGAAATTATTGCGCCAATTTTCTACACCGTTCCTATGCAATTATTGTCATACCATGTGGCATTAATTAAAGGAACTGACGTGGATCAACCTCGTAACTTAGCGAAATCGGTAACCGTAGAATAA